In Agromyces sp. SYSU T00194, a genomic segment contains:
- a CDS encoding 2TM domain-containing protein yields MDATTEPAERADRRRRSTDAILWHVGAFAIINGFFWFLDWITGGGFTWAYWITLFWGIGLAFHALGWAIGLRAPR; encoded by the coding sequence ATGGATGCCACCACCGAACCGGCCGAGCGTGCGGATCGTCGTCGCCGGTCGACCGACGCCATCCTCTGGCACGTCGGGGCCTTCGCGATCATCAACGGCTTCTTCTGGTTCCTCGACTGGATCACCGGGGGCGGCTTCACCTGGGCGTACTGGATCACCCTGTTCTGGGGGATCGGGCTCGCGTTCCACGCGCTCGGGTGGGCGATCGGCCTCCGTGCACCGCGCTGA
- a CDS encoding HdeD family acid-resistance protein: protein MSSPQPTPMFASFTLDADALTKSAVNGVRAALGISGVVALVLGAIITFWPKGAAVGITVMLAIYFLVAGLVYLGVGIFSRGLKGGARALDIILGVLFIVAAVLAFANLTATAEFLAIFMGVLIGIVWIIEGIVALAQAGDTTSKGWTIFFGILSIVAGIVLLFSPFWGALLLFLIAGISLMILGIVQIVRAFTFGRGVTA, encoded by the coding sequence ATGTCCAGTCCCCAACCGACGCCCATGTTCGCGTCGTTCACGCTCGACGCCGACGCACTCACGAAGTCCGCCGTGAACGGCGTCCGCGCCGCCCTCGGCATCAGCGGCGTGGTCGCGCTCGTCCTCGGCGCCATCATCACGTTCTGGCCCAAGGGCGCCGCCGTCGGCATCACGGTGATGCTGGCGATCTACTTCCTGGTGGCCGGCCTCGTCTACCTGGGGGTCGGCATCTTCTCCCGCGGACTCAAGGGCGGGGCGAGGGCGCTCGACATCATCCTCGGCGTGCTCTTCATCGTGGCCGCCGTGCTGGCGTTCGCGAACCTCACCGCGACCGCCGAGTTCCTCGCGATCTTCATGGGCGTGCTGATCGGCATCGTCTGGATCATCGAGGGCATCGTCGCGCTCGCGCAGGCCGGCGACACGACCTCGAAGGGCTGGACGATCTTCTTCGGCATCCTGAGCATCGTCGCGGGCATCGTGCTGCTGTTCTCGCCGTTCTGGGGCGCCCTGCTGCTCTTCCTGATCGCCGGGATCAGCCTGATGATCCTCGGCATCGTGCAGATCGTCCGCGCCTTCACCTTCGGACGCGGCGTCACCGCCTGA
- a CDS encoding GAP family protein, which translates to MLQAIAHVLPVALAMAISSVPIMATILILLSPNRRRAALPFLIGTVVGLALVVTLTTLGAQAIPTPRSDRQPDVALGIAELLVGVALVVFGVLRLRRSLRTAAYSMPGWLSTVSSFGPWSSLGVSLLLNVRPKAILLATAAGLNIRGAELAAGESAVVIGIYTLVAASTVAVPIVLTLAAPDRMTARLVRTREWMVRNNGSVTAVIVLLIGVVVFGYGLESVG; encoded by the coding sequence GTGCTGCAGGCGATCGCGCACGTGCTGCCCGTGGCCCTGGCCATGGCCATCAGCTCGGTGCCGATCATGGCGACGATCCTGATCCTGCTGTCGCCGAACCGGAGGCGAGCGGCGCTGCCGTTCCTCATCGGCACCGTCGTGGGGCTCGCGTTGGTCGTGACGCTCACCACGCTCGGTGCGCAGGCGATCCCGACCCCGCGCTCCGATCGGCAGCCGGACGTCGCGCTCGGCATCGCCGAACTGCTGGTCGGCGTCGCGCTCGTCGTCTTCGGCGTGCTCCGGCTCCGTCGTTCGCTGCGGACCGCCGCGTACTCGATGCCCGGCTGGCTGTCGACGGTGTCGTCGTTCGGTCCGTGGTCGTCGCTCGGCGTCTCGCTGCTGCTGAACGTGCGGCCCAAGGCCATCCTCCTGGCCACGGCCGCGGGCCTGAACATCCGCGGTGCCGAGCTCGCGGCGGGGGAGTCGGCGGTGGTGATCGGGATCTACACGCTCGTCGCCGCGTCGACGGTCGCGGTGCCGATCGTCCTCACGCTCGCCGCCCCGGATCGCATGACGGCCCGCCTCGTGCGCACCCGCGAATGGATGGTGCGCAACAACGGGTCGGTCACGGCCGTCATCGTGCTGCTGATCGGCGTCGTGGTCTTCGGGTACGGCCTCGAGTCCGTGGGATGA
- a CDS encoding SDR family oxidoreductase, producing the protein MNNPLAPGSLTGTTALVTGSSRGIGADTVRYLSEAGANVVVNYRNKEARARKLVDELTAAGGRAIAVGADLTDPESVARMMQEAKDAFGGIDVLVLNASGGMESGMAEDYAMVLNRDAQVNVLERALPVLNPGARIVFVTSHQAHFIRTTPTMPEYEPVALSKRAGEDALRERIPALEDAGFGFVVVSGDMIEGTITATLLERANPGAIGARKEQAGRLYNVSEFAAEVASAAVDPVPEGNTRYVGDVSGFAAE; encoded by the coding sequence GTGAACAATCCTCTGGCTCCCGGGTCCCTCACCGGCACCACCGCACTCGTCACCGGCTCCTCGCGCGGCATCGGCGCCGACACGGTCCGCTACCTGTCCGAGGCAGGTGCGAACGTCGTCGTGAACTACCGCAACAAGGAGGCGCGCGCGCGCAAGCTCGTCGACGAGCTGACCGCCGCCGGCGGTCGTGCGATCGCGGTCGGCGCCGACCTCACCGACCCGGAGTCCGTGGCACGCATGATGCAGGAGGCGAAGGATGCGTTCGGCGGCATCGACGTCCTCGTGCTCAATGCATCCGGCGGCATGGAGTCGGGCATGGCGGAGGACTACGCGATGGTCCTGAACCGCGATGCCCAGGTCAACGTGCTGGAGCGCGCGCTGCCGGTCCTGAACCCCGGCGCCCGCATCGTGTTCGTCACGAGCCACCAGGCGCACTTCATCCGCACCACGCCGACGATGCCCGAGTACGAGCCGGTCGCCCTGTCGAAGCGCGCCGGCGAGGACGCCCTGCGCGAGCGCATCCCCGCGCTCGAGGACGCGGGCTTCGGGTTCGTGGTCGTCTCGGGCGACATGATCGAGGGCACCATCACGGCCACCCTGCTCGAGCGGGCCAATCCCGGCGCGATCGGGGCGCGCAAGGAGCAGGCCGGTCGCCTGTACAACGTGTCGGAGTTCGCCGCCGAGGTGGCGTCGGCCGCGGTCGACCCGGTGCCCGAGGGCAACACGCGCTACGTCGGCGACGTCTCGGGGTTCGCCGCCGAGTAG
- a CDS encoding NfeD family protein: MFDLSQYVWLVWLTFIVVCIIIELLTLEFTFLMIAFGSIAGLGAELLGAPWWLQFLIAAAVSVLLILTIRPVLLRYMRRGEDPTPSNIAALLGMTGRVVGPVTETSGLVKLANGETWTARLSPTTEQRTVAPGETVLVTLVDGATVVIIPTERAAS, from the coding sequence ATGTTCGATCTCTCCCAGTACGTCTGGCTCGTCTGGTTGACCTTCATCGTCGTGTGCATCATCATCGAGCTCCTCACGCTCGAGTTCACGTTCCTCATGATCGCGTTCGGTTCGATCGCCGGACTCGGCGCCGAACTGCTCGGAGCCCCGTGGTGGCTGCAGTTCCTGATCGCGGCCGCCGTGTCGGTGCTGCTGATCCTCACCATCCGTCCGGTGCTGCTGCGCTACATGCGCCGCGGCGAGGACCCGACGCCGAGCAACATCGCCGCGCTGCTCGGCATGACGGGCCGCGTGGTCGGTCCCGTCACGGAGACCTCCGGGCTCGTCAAGCTCGCCAACGGCGAGACCTGGACCGCCCGCCTCTCCCCCACCACCGAGCAACGCACCGTCGCGCCCGGCGAGACGGTGCTCGTGACCCTCGTCGACGGAGCGACCGTCGTCATCATCCCCACCGAACGCGCCGCATCCTGA
- a CDS encoding SPFH domain-containing protein, translating to MPSDVTDVVGQLFLIVLLIAVGVFVIVVLVRAIRIIPQAYAGVVERLGRYHKTLTPGLNILVPFIDRVRPLVDMREQVVSFPPQPVITEDNLVVSIDTVVYFQVTDARAATYEIASYLGAVEQLTTTTLRNVVGGLNLEEALTSREEVNSKLRIVLDEATGKWGIRVSRVELKAIDPPVSIQDSMEKQMRAERDRRAAILTAEGTKQSAILEAEGRRQASILKAEGDAKAAVLRAQGEAEAITTVFDAIHRGDPDPKLLAYQYLQTLPQIASGEANKLWIVPSELTEALKGVSSAFAPGRGAPPAGGHAAPRD from the coding sequence ATGCCCAGTGACGTGACCGACGTCGTCGGCCAGCTCTTCCTGATCGTCCTGCTCATCGCGGTCGGCGTCTTCGTCATCGTGGTGCTCGTCCGAGCGATCCGGATCATCCCGCAGGCGTACGCCGGCGTGGTCGAGCGCCTCGGCCGCTACCACAAGACCCTCACCCCGGGCCTGAACATCCTGGTCCCCTTCATCGACCGGGTGCGACCGCTCGTCGACATGCGCGAGCAGGTCGTCTCGTTCCCGCCGCAGCCGGTGATCACCGAGGACAACCTCGTCGTCTCGATCGACACGGTCGTCTACTTCCAGGTGACCGATGCCCGCGCCGCGACGTACGAGATCGCGAGCTACCTCGGGGCGGTCGAGCAGCTGACGACCACGACGCTCCGCAACGTGGTCGGCGGCCTCAACCTCGAGGAGGCGCTGACCAGCCGCGAGGAGGTCAACTCGAAGCTGCGGATCGTGCTCGACGAGGCGACGGGCAAGTGGGGCATCCGCGTCAGCCGCGTCGAGCTGAAGGCGATCGACCCGCCCGTGTCCATCCAGGACTCGATGGAGAAGCAGATGCGCGCCGAGCGCGATCGTCGTGCCGCGATCCTCACCGCGGAGGGCACGAAGCAGTCCGCGATCCTGGAGGCGGAGGGCCGACGGCAGGCCTCCATCCTCAAGGCCGAGGGCGACGCGAAGGCCGCCGTGCTGCGCGCACAGGGCGAGGCGGAGGCCATCACCACGGTGTTCGACGCCATCCACCGCGGCGACCCCGACCCGAAGCTGCTCGCGTACCAGTACCTGCAGACGCTGCCGCAGATCGCCAGCGGCGAGGCGAACAAGCTCTGGATCGTGCCGAGCGAGCTCACCGAGGCGCTCAAGGGCGTCAGCTCGGCATTCGCTCCCGGGCGGGGCGCTCCCCCGGCGGGCGGGCACGCCGCACCGCGCGACTGA
- a CDS encoding glycerophosphodiester phosphodiesterase family protein: MLLEGPPPRVLAHRGLAIDAPENTLAAFRAALATGIRIVETDVHVSADGIAVIAHDPDLRRTAGLDRRVSELTADDLADVDLGGGHGVPMLADALATFPDARFNIDLKVEEVLSPAVAAIRAAGASERVLLTSFDEGRRVRAAQALPGVATSPGSLGVLRVLVATRLGSDRRVRRMLRGAVAVQVPERVRGLRIVTPRFVRRVHAAGAEVHVWTVNAPDDMRRLLDLGVDGIVTDRADLALDVLRERSPG, translated from the coding sequence ATGCTGCTGGAGGGGCCGCCCCCGCGCGTGCTCGCCCACCGCGGCCTGGCCATCGACGCGCCCGAGAACACGCTCGCCGCGTTCCGGGCGGCGCTGGCGACGGGCATCCGCATCGTCGAGACCGACGTGCACGTGTCCGCCGACGGGATCGCCGTGATCGCGCACGACCCGGACCTGCGTCGCACGGCGGGGCTCGATCGGCGGGTCTCCGAGCTCACCGCGGACGACCTCGCCGACGTCGACCTGGGCGGGGGCCACGGCGTGCCCATGCTCGCCGACGCCCTCGCCACGTTCCCCGACGCCCGCTTCAACATCGACCTGAAGGTCGAGGAGGTGCTGTCGCCGGCCGTCGCGGCGATCCGCGCGGCAGGGGCTTCCGAGCGCGTGCTGCTCACCTCGTTCGACGAGGGCCGCCGCGTGCGCGCCGCGCAGGCGTTGCCGGGCGTGGCCACCTCGCCGGGCTCCCTCGGGGTGCTGCGGGTGCTCGTCGCGACCCGGCTCGGGAGCGACCGCCGGGTGCGACGGATGCTGCGCGGCGCCGTGGCCGTGCAGGTGCCCGAGCGCGTGCGCGGACTGCGGATCGTGACCCCCCGGTTCGTGCGGCGCGTGCACGCGGCGGGCGCCGAGGTGCACGTCTGGACGGTCAACGCGCCGGACGACATGCGCCGCCTGCTCGACCTCGGCGTCGACGGAATCGTCACCGACCGCGCCGACCTCGCGCTCGACGTGCTCCGCGAGCGATCGCCCGGCTGA
- a CDS encoding RNA polymerase-binding protein RbpA has translation MADRSLRGMRLGAQSLQSEDGVVFADRAEYTYRCEHCSQETVMVFSTEAEIPETWECRHCAREATLLVDSKPVEVDRSAEKTGRTHWDMLLERRTRAELEELLEERLQYLRARRGEAQDQHKIGA, from the coding sequence ATGGCTGACCGGAGTCTACGAGGAATGCGCCTCGGAGCGCAGAGCCTGCAGAGCGAAGACGGCGTCGTGTTCGCCGACCGCGCGGAGTACACCTACCGCTGCGAGCACTGCTCGCAGGAGACGGTGATGGTCTTCTCGACCGAGGCCGAGATCCCCGAGACGTGGGAGTGCCGCCACTGTGCGCGCGAGGCCACGCTGCTGGTCGACTCGAAGCCCGTCGAGGTGGACCGCTCGGCCGAGAAGACCGGCCGCACGCACTGGGACATGCTGCTCGAGCGCCGCACGCGCGCCGAGCTGGAGGAGCTCCTCGAGGAGCGCCTGCAGTACCTGCGCGCCCGTCGCGGCGAGGCGCAGGACCAGCACAAGATCGGCGCCTGA